A single window of Colletes latitarsis isolate SP2378_abdomen chromosome 4, iyColLati1, whole genome shotgun sequence DNA harbors:
- the LOC143341480 gene encoding peptidyl-tRNA hydrolase 2, mitochondrial isoform X1 has protein sequence MSFDNMSITEIFLESAADAKVVFTVATIMGYCLYRIMTITNRRKLETFEDSNESSNSIVYTDECDNYKLILVIRTDLKMGKGKVAAQCAHAAVAAYKAAIKNPKILQAWEECGQAKITVKVDSEDALKEVAKQARAVGLLANMIQDAGHTQVAPGSRTVCAVGPGPASLIDQVTGHLKLF, from the exons ATGAGTTTTGATAACATGAGTATCACTGAAATATTTCTTGAAAGTGCTGCAGATGCAAAAGTAGTATTTACTGTTGCAACAATAATGGGATATTGTTTATATAGAATAATGACAATAACAAATAGGAGAAAATTAGAAACTTTTGAGGACTCTAATGAATCTTCAAACAGTATA GTATATACAGATGAATGTGATAATTACAAGCTTATTTTAGTCATTAGAACTGATTTAAAAATGGGGAAAGGAAAAGTTGCAGCACAATGTGCTCATGCTGCTGTTGCAGCATATAAGGCAGCTATTAAAAATCCTAAAATTTTACAAGCTTGGGAAGAATGTGGTCAAGCCAAGATTACTGTTAAA GTGGATAGTGAAGATGCTTTAAAAGAGGTGGCAAAGCAAGCCAGAGCTGTAGGACTTTTAGCAAATATGATACAAGATGCTGGACATACACAGGTAGCACCAGGAAGCAGAACAGTATGTGCAGTTGGTCCAGGTCCAGCATCACTAATTGATCAAGTAACTGgacatttaaaattgttttaa
- the LOC143341480 gene encoding peptidyl-tRNA hydrolase 2, mitochondrial isoform X2: protein MGYCLYRIMTITNRRKLETFEDSNESSNSIVYTDECDNYKLILVIRTDLKMGKGKVAAQCAHAAVAAYKAAIKNPKILQAWEECGQAKITVKVDSEDALKEVAKQARAVGLLANMIQDAGHTQVAPGSRTVCAVGPGPASLIDQVTGHLKLF, encoded by the exons ATGGGATATTGTTTATATAGAATAATGACAATAACAAATAGGAGAAAATTAGAAACTTTTGAGGACTCTAATGAATCTTCAAACAGTATA GTATATACAGATGAATGTGATAATTACAAGCTTATTTTAGTCATTAGAACTGATTTAAAAATGGGGAAAGGAAAAGTTGCAGCACAATGTGCTCATGCTGCTGTTGCAGCATATAAGGCAGCTATTAAAAATCCTAAAATTTTACAAGCTTGGGAAGAATGTGGTCAAGCCAAGATTACTGTTAAA GTGGATAGTGAAGATGCTTTAAAAGAGGTGGCAAAGCAAGCCAGAGCTGTAGGACTTTTAGCAAATATGATACAAGATGCTGGACATACACAGGTAGCACCAGGAAGCAGAACAGTATGTGCAGTTGGTCCAGGTCCAGCATCACTAATTGATCAAGTAACTGgacatttaaaattgttttaa